Proteins from a single region of Drosophila biarmipes strain raj3 chromosome 3R, RU_DBia_V1.1, whole genome shotgun sequence:
- the LOC108027424 gene encoding interleukin enhancer-binding factor 2 homolog, giving the protein MVRGALRGGRPMRGGIRPPFKKTFVPRHPFDLTLAEVFFPKVPLAGTVDDSALTAALLKRNQDLSPTPSEQTAIGNLVTKVQAVLDNLVVAPGDLTTCQLEEVRQVGSFKKGTILTGNNVADVVVILKTLPTKESVDALAKKVEADLKASMKTEVLTKGDQHTIQIHERGFDIANVHAKVRILIATLPQNLRKLEPEIHLDHKLMQSHLAAIRHTRWFEENAHHSSIKVLIRILKDLTRRFDAFAPLSAWMLDLIAHLAIMNNPSRQALPINLAFRRVFQLLSAGLFLPGSAGITDPTEPGHIRVHTAMTLEQQDVCCYTSQTLLRVLAHGGYKHILGLEGNTSIVREMSVWNGVCVSPLTAVYEKPTDKKEGDLEEDIEMIENENEDEGSDDGAE; this is encoded by the exons ATGGTTCGTGGAGCTCTGCGAGGTGGACGCCCCATGCGCGGGGGCATCCGTCCGCCGTTCAAGAAGACCTTTGTGCCCCGCCACCCGTTCGACCTGACCCTGGCGGAGGTCTTCTTTCCCAAGGTGCCGCTCGCCGGCACTGTTGACGATTCGGCTCTCACCGCG GCCCTGCTGAAGCGCAACCAGGACTTGAGTCCCACTCCCAGCGAGCAGACGGCCATCGGGAACCTGGTGACCAAGGTGCAGGCTGTGCTGGACAACCTGGTGGTGGCTCCCGGTGATCTGACCACTTGT CAACTGGAGGAGGTGCGTCAGGTGGGCTCGTTCAAGAAGGGCACCATCCTGACCGGCAACAATGTGGCCGACGTGGTGGTCATCCTCAAGACCCTGCCCACCAAGGAGTCGGTAGACGCCCTGGCCAAGAAGGTGGAGGCCGACCTGAAGGCCAGCATGAAGACTGAGGTGCTGACCAAGGGCGACCAGCACACCATCCAGATCCACGAGCGCGGCTTCGACATCGCCAACGTGCATGCCAAGGTGCGCATTCTGATTGCCACCTTGCCGCAGAACCTGCGCAAGCTGGAGCCGGAGATCCACTTGGACCACAAGCTGATGCAGAGCCATCTGGCCGCCATCCGGCACACGCGTTGGTTCGAGGAGAACGCCCACCACTCCTCGATCAAGGTGCTCATTCGCATTCTCAAGGATCTCACTAGGCGCTTTGACGCCTTCGCGCCGTTGTCAGCCTGGATGCTGGACCTGATCGCCCATTTGGCCATCATGAACAACCCGTCGCGCCAGGCCCTGCCCATCAACTTGGCCTTCCGTCGCGTCTTTCAGCTTCTCTCCGCCGGACTCTTTTTACCCGGATCGGCTGGCATCACGGACCCCACTGAGCCGGGTCACATCCGGGTGCACACTGCCATGACCCTGGAGCAGCAGGATGTGTGCTGTTACACCTCGCAGACGCTGCTCCGCGTGCTGGCCCACGGCGGGTACAAACACATCCTGGGACTGGAGGGCAATACCAGCATTGTGCGCGAAATGTCCGTCTGGAACGGAGTCTGCGTTTCTCCGCTAACTGCTGTCTACGAGAAGCCAACGGACAAGAAGGAGGGCGACCTCGAGGAGGACATCGAGATGATCGAGAATGAGAACGAGGACGAGGGCAGCGACGATGGAGCCGAGTAA
- the LOC108027384 gene encoding gastrula zinc finger protein XlCGF57.1 isoform X1 — translation MQFPRSAENHLIFLNMESSMCRVCLKSCENMVNIYEETQGAEVSIATIISDCTGFTIEQGDQFPETICTCCIQDAKNAYDVKKTYERSHRFYCLLSKGSLEADLLEEELCKESDCESVASSRKGGPHERPAKNQIFNCLDEDWDPDNDNSSHKCSKCPKTFKSEQVLKRHLRTHSEKRPFKCSQCSKAFRINSLLQRHLRSHTGERFFKCIECPKAFTHNSTLKEHMRLHTGKLIKCTHCSKGFASNTRLKRHLLIHSGIRAFKCTQCPKTFPQNCLLQDHLRVHTGERPFKCSHCSADFAQKSILRLHMVVHTGERPFKCTQCLSTFSLKNRLTEHLRVHSEERPFQCTHCPKAFKHNSHLKEHVRTHLGDRPFKCSHCSKSFKLKAILKKHLIMHTGERQFKCTQCSKTFAENTLLQKHIRLHTGVRPFKCAYCSKAFTSRPILYRHLQVHSNANPFKCTQCSKMFLSKAILRGHLRVHSGERPFKCTQCGKSFVRKSHLKEHSAVHTGERPFKCTHCSEDFRYNSHLQDHLRVHTGKLPKCSHCSKTFENSSALQEHLRTHTREKPFKCNQCPKTFPTNLALQAHFRVHTGERPFKCSQCLACFTQETSLKRHLRRTHVQ, via the exons ATGCAATTTCCAAGAAGCGCAGAAAACCACCTGATCTTCCT AAACATGGAGTCGTCGATGTGCCGGGTGTGCCTGAAGAGCTGCGAAAACATGGTCAATATCTACGAAGAAACGCAGGGAGCAGAGGTTTCCATTGCGACTATAATATCTGACTGCACCGGCTTTACGATAGAGCAAGGTGATCAGTTTCCCGAAACCATTTGCACTTGCTGCATCCAGGATGCGAAAAATGCCTATGATGTAAAGAAAACATACGAAAGGAGCCACCGATTTTACTGCCTATTGAGCAAGGGCTCGCTGGAAGCGGATCTGCTCGAGGAAGAACTGTGCAAAGAATCGGATTGCGAGAGCGTGGCTTCGAGCAGGAAAGGAGGACCTCATGAAAGACCAGCTAAGAACCAAATATTCAACTGTCTTGATGAAGACTGGGACCCCGATAACGACAACAGCTCGCATAAGTGCTCTAAGTGTCCAAAGACCTTCAAGTCGGAACAGGTTCTAAAGCGACACCTTCGAACCCACTCAGAGAAACGGCCATTCAAGTGCTCCCAGTGCTCAAAAGCGTTTAGAATTAACTCACTTCTTCAAAGACACCTGCGATCGCATACCGGGGAACGATTCTTCAAGTGCATCGAGTGCCCGAAGGCTTTTACACATAACTCAACTCTTAAGGAACATATGCGACTGCACACAGGGAAACTCATAAAGTGTACCCACTGCTCGAAGGGGTTTGCCAGTAATACGCGTCTCAAGCGACACTTACTGATACACTCAGGAATCCGAGCTTTTAAGTGCACCCAGTGCCCAAAGACTTTTCCGCAGAATTGCCTGCTTCAAGATCATTTGCGTGTTCACACAGGCGAGAGGCCGTTTAAGTGTTCCCACTGCTCAGCGGATTTTGCGCAGAAATCAATTCTTCGACTCCACATGGTGGTGCACACAGGGGAACGACCGTTCAAGTGCACACAGTGCCTATCAACGTTTTCCCTCAAGAATCGACTTACGGAGCATTTGCGAGTACACTCGGAAGAACGGCCATTCCAGTGTACCCATTGCCCGAAGGCTTTTAAACATAACTCACACCTCAAGGAGCATGTGCGAACGCACTTGGGAGACCGGCCGTTCAAGTGTTCCCACTGCTCAAAATCTTTTAAGCTAAAGgcaattcttaaaaaacatCTGATTATGCACACAGGTGAACGACAATTTAAATGTACCCAATGCTCAAAGACTTTTGCAGAGAACACGCTTCTTCAGAAACACATTCGATTACACACAGGGGTAAGACCGTTCAAGTGTGCCTACTGCTCAAAGGCGTTCACAAGCAGACCGATTCTTTATAGACACTTGCAAGTGCACTCCAACGCAAACCCGTTTAAGTGTACGCAGTGCTCCAAGATGTTCCTAAGCAAGGCAATTCTTCGGGGTCACCTGCGAGTCCACTCTGGAGAACGACCCTTTAAGTGTACCCAGTGTGGAAAATCTTTTGTCAGGAAGTCACACCTTAAGGAACACTCAGCCGTACACACTGGAGAACGACCGTTCAAGTGCACCCACTGCTCAGAGGACTTTAGGTATAATTCACATCTTCAGGATCACTTGCGGGTGCATACAGGAAAACTCCCAAAGTGTTCTCACTGTTCGAAAACATTCGAAAACAGTTCAGCTCTGCAGGAACACTTGCGAACTCACACAAGAGAAAAGCCATTTAAATGTAATCAGTGCCCGAAGACATTTCCCACAAATTTGGCTCTCCAGGCGCACTTTCGAGTCCACACCGGAGAAAGACCCTTCAAGTGTTCACAGTGCTTAGCCTGTTTTACGCAGGAGACGAGTCTTAAGCGGCACCTGCGGCGAACCCATGTCCAATAA
- the LOC108027351 gene encoding c-Myc-binding protein homolog, which yields MSFKPIDPKRDEIRRYLERGSVLDSLTKIFIRVIKERPENPMEYIRNHIGVVRHQHDKYERLQQDLQLANEEIQRLRGIINSINPEVLQGHQPLTSPTEVASPEAQEVPAEPTEVVEPQENGETSPEKAAESSPAAVAEVTASLEACQVEDKAEAPKEESAAAQTSTSVQVEASSSNE from the exons ATGTCCTTTAAG CCCATCGATCCGAAGCGCGACGAGATCCGGCGCTACCTGGAGCGCGGCAGCGTTCTGGACTCGCTGACCAAGATCTTCATACGCGTGATTAAGGAGCGGCCCGAGAACCCGATGGAGTACATCCGCAACCACATCGGCGTGGTGCGCCACCAGCACGACAAGTACGAGCGCCTGCAGCAGGACCTGCAGCTGGCCAACGAGGAGATCCAGCGGCTGCGTGGCATTATCAACAGCATCAATCCGGAGGTGCTTCAGGGCCATCAGCCCTTAACCAGCCCAACTGAGGTGGCGTCCCCAGAAGCGCAGGAGGTCCCCGCTGAGCCCACTGAAGTGGTGGAGCCGCAGGAGAACGGGGAGACCAGCCCAGAGAAAGCGGCAGAAAGTTCTCCAGCCGCTGTGGCCGAGGTTACAGCTTCTTTGGAGGCCTGCCAGGTGGAGGATAAAGCGGAGGCTCCCAAGGAGGAGTCCGCCGCCGCTCAGACCAGCACATCCGTCCAAGTGGAAGCCAGCAGCTCCAACGAGTAG
- the LOC108027384 gene encoding zinc finger protein 501 isoform X2 has translation MQFPRSAENHLIFLNMESSMCRVCLKSCENMVNIYEETQGAEVSIATIISDCTGFTIEQGDQFPETICTCCIQDAKNAYDVKKTYERSHRFYCLLSKGSLEADLLEEELCKESDCESVASSRKGGPHERPAKNQIFNCLDEDWDPDNDNSSHKCSKCPKTFKSEQVLKRHLRTHSEKRPFKCSQCSKAFRINSLLQRHLRSHTGERFFKCIECPKAFTHNSTLKEHMRLHTGKLIKCTHCSKGFASNTRLKRHLLIHSGIRAFKCTQCPKTFPQNCLLQDHLRVHTGERPFKCSHCSADFAQKSILRLHMVVHTGERPFKCTQCLSTFSLKNRLTEHLRVHSEERPFQCTHCPKAFKHNSHLKEHVRTHLGDRPFKCSHCSKSFKLKAILKKHLIMHTGERQFKCTQCSKTFAENTLLQKHIRLHTGTLASALQRKPV, from the exons ATGCAATTTCCAAGAAGCGCAGAAAACCACCTGATCTTCCT AAACATGGAGTCGTCGATGTGCCGGGTGTGCCTGAAGAGCTGCGAAAACATGGTCAATATCTACGAAGAAACGCAGGGAGCAGAGGTTTCCATTGCGACTATAATATCTGACTGCACCGGCTTTACGATAGAGCAAGGTGATCAGTTTCCCGAAACCATTTGCACTTGCTGCATCCAGGATGCGAAAAATGCCTATGATGTAAAGAAAACATACGAAAGGAGCCACCGATTTTACTGCCTATTGAGCAAGGGCTCGCTGGAAGCGGATCTGCTCGAGGAAGAACTGTGCAAAGAATCGGATTGCGAGAGCGTGGCTTCGAGCAGGAAAGGAGGACCTCATGAAAGACCAGCTAAGAACCAAATATTCAACTGTCTTGATGAAGACTGGGACCCCGATAACGACAACAGCTCGCATAAGTGCTCTAAGTGTCCAAAGACCTTCAAGTCGGAACAGGTTCTAAAGCGACACCTTCGAACCCACTCAGAGAAACGGCCATTCAAGTGCTCCCAGTGCTCAAAAGCGTTTAGAATTAACTCACTTCTTCAAAGACACCTGCGATCGCATACCGGGGAACGATTCTTCAAGTGCATCGAGTGCCCGAAGGCTTTTACACATAACTCAACTCTTAAGGAACATATGCGACTGCACACAGGGAAACTCATAAAGTGTACCCACTGCTCGAAGGGGTTTGCCAGTAATACGCGTCTCAAGCGACACTTACTGATACACTCAGGAATCCGAGCTTTTAAGTGCACCCAGTGCCCAAAGACTTTTCCGCAGAATTGCCTGCTTCAAGATCATTTGCGTGTTCACACAGGCGAGAGGCCGTTTAAGTGTTCCCACTGCTCAGCGGATTTTGCGCAGAAATCAATTCTTCGACTCCACATGGTGGTGCACACAGGGGAACGACCGTTCAAGTGCACACAGTGCCTATCAACGTTTTCCCTCAAGAATCGACTTACGGAGCATTTGCGAGTACACTCGGAAGAACGGCCATTCCAGTGTACCCATTGCCCGAAGGCTTTTAAACATAACTCACACCTCAAGGAGCATGTGCGAACGCACTTGGGAGACCGGCCGTTCAAGTGTTCCCACTGCTCAAAATCTTTTAAGCTAAAGgcaattcttaaaaaacatCTGATTATGCACACAGGTGAACGACAATTTAAATGTACCCAATGCTCAAAGACTTTTGCAGAGAACACGCTTCTTCAGAAACACATTCGATTACACACAGGG ACACTTGCAAGTGCACTCCAACGCAAACCCGTTTAA
- the LOC108027350 gene encoding serine/threonine-protein phosphatase alpha-2 isoform — protein sequence MGDVMNIDSIISRLLEVRGARPGKNVQLSESEIRALCLKSREIFLSQPILLELEAPLKICGDIHGQYYDLLRLFEYGGFPPESNYLFLGDYVDRGKQSLETICLLLAYKIKYSENFFLLRGNHECASINRIYGFYDECKRRYSIKLWKTFTDCFNCLPVAAIVDEKIFCCHGGLSPDLTSMEQIRRIMRPTDVPDQGLLCDLLWSDPDKDTMGWGENDRGVSFTFGAEVVAKFLQKHEFDLICRAHQVVEDGYEFFAKRQLVTLFSAPNYCGEFDNAGAMMSVDDTLMCSFQILKPADKRKK from the coding sequence ATGGGCGACGTGATGAACATCGACAGCATAATATCGCGACTTCTGGAGGTGCGTGGGGCACGGCCAGGCAAGAACGTACAGCTCTCGGAAAGCGAGATCCGGGCCCTGTGTCTCAAGTCGCGCGAGATCTTCCTCTCGCAGCCCATTCTGCTCGAGCTGGAGGCCCCGCTCAAGATCTGCGGCGACATCCACGGCCAGTACTACGATCTGTTGCGTCTCTTCGAGTACGGTGGCTTTCCGCCGGAGTCGAACTATCTCTTCCTGGGCGACTACGTTGACCGCGGCAAGCAGTCGCTGGAGACCATCTGCCTGCTGCTCGCCTACAAGATCAAATACTCGGAGAACTTCTTCCTGCTGCGCGGCAACCACGAGTGCGCCAGCATCAATCGCATATACGGATTCTACGACGAGTGCAAGCGTCGCTACAGCATCAAGTTGTGGAAGACCTTCACGGACTGCTTCAACTGCCTGCCGGTGGCGGCCATCGTCGATGAAAAGATCTTCTGCTGCCACGGCGGCCTCAGTCCCGATTTGACCTCCATGGAGCAGATCCGTCGCATCATGCGCCCCACCGACGTGCCCGACCAGGGGCTGCTGTGCGATCTGCTGTGGTCCGATCCCGACAAGGACACCATGGGCTGGGGCGAGAACGACCGCGGCGTCAGCTTCACCTTCGGCGCCGAGGTGGTGGCCAAATTCTTGCAGAAGCACGAGTTCGATCTCATCTGCCGAGCCCATCAGGTCGTCGAGGATGGGTACGAGTTCTTTGCCAAGCGCCAGCTGGTCACCCTCTTCTCGGCGCCCAACTATTGCGGCGAGTTCGACAACGCCGGAGCCATGATGTCCGTGGACGACACGCTGATGTGCTCGTTCCAGATCCTTAAGCCGGCTGACAAGCGTAAAAAGTAA
- the LOC108027385 gene encoding gastrula zinc finger protein XlCGF57.1, with product MSSSTCRVCLESCENMVNVIEGEHEAGVSIARMIFECTGFKPEKGDRLPETICTFCLQDARNAFDIKKTYERSSRLYCQLKSSSTEGGLCTHQNFELVKEKDPSDLTGKKEQPLQFAVQVKEKDFRYVPSREEHLTDQCLVKNEPLDEEALEEEHSSSPISDSGIIQSECEVKIEEDDDSDSDGNFEPGCNDNEDDSTPKCSHCPQICTSKKDLKRHWRVHAEERPFRCTQCSAAFARNGNLKTHMQTHTGERLFKCTQCSKAFKRNSHLQDHLRVHTGERPFKCPQCPKSFKHNTQLYYHMRMHTGNPLKCTYCPKSFARNYNLQIHLASHTGERPFGCTECSATFVRNANLQEHMRTHTGERPFECSQCSKTFTKKTHLQEHLLVHTGERPFKCEHCPKDFTRNSHLQNHLLVHSGDLLKCTICFKTFGSNAHLKLHLAVHSTERPFKCTHCSADFTRNDSLRTHMRTHTGQRPFSCTQCSKTFFTNAHLQGHLRVHTGERPFKCTHCLKAFKDQSYLQVHIRIHTGERPFNCSHCSKSFSQSSSLKRHLETHKGR from the coding sequence ATGAGCTCATCAACTTGCCGTGTATGCCTAGAGAGCTGTGAAAACATGGTCAACGTTATTGAAGGGGAGCATGAAGCTGGAGTTTCCATTGCCAGGATGATTTTTGAGTGCACCGGCTTTAAACCTGAGAAAGGAGATCGACTCCCGGAAACCATTTGTACCTTCTGCCTTCAGGATGCGCGAAATGCATTCGATATAAAGAAGACCTACGAAAGGAGCTCCCGCCTGTACTGCCAGTTAAAAAGTAGTTCCACAGAGGGGGGCCTTTGTACTCACCAGAATTTCGAGCTTGTTAAGGAGAAGGACCCCTCAGACTTGACTGGCAAGAAGGAACAACCTCTGCAGTTCGCTGTGCAAGTGAAGGAAAAAGACTTTAGATACGTGCCAAGCAGGGAGGAGCACCTAACAGACCAATGCCTCGTAAAGAACGAGCCACTCGACGAAGAAGCGTTGGAGGAAGAGCACAGTTCAAGTCCCATTTCAGACAGCGGCATTATTCAGTCCGAATGCGAGGTGAAGATCGAGGAGGATGACGATTCTGATAGTGATGGAAACTTTGAGCCTGGGTGCAATGATAATGAGGACGACAGCACACCCAAATGCTCTCACTGCCCGCAGATATGTACTTCGAAGAAAGACCTTAAGCGACATTGGCGTGTCCACGCAGAAGAACGACCCTTCAGGTGTACCCAGTGCTCAGCGGCTTTTGCGAGGAATGGCAATCTCAAAACACACATGCAAACGCACACGGGAGAACGGCTGTTCAAGTGCACCCAGTGCTCGAAGGCCTTCAAACGTAACTCCCACCTGCAGGATCACCTGCGTGTTCACACAGGCGAACGACCCTTCAAGTGTCCCCAGTGCCCGAAGTCCTTCAAACACAACACACAACTCTACTATCACATGCGAATGCACACAGGCAATCCTCTTAAGTGTACCTACTGCCCAAAGTCTTTTGCCAGGAATTATAATTTACAGATTCACTTGGCGAGCCACACAGGAGAACGACCGTTTGGGTGCACTGAATGCTCAGCGACTTTTGTGCGGAATGCCAATCTGCAGGAGCACATGCGAACGCACACTGGAGAGCGACCCTTCGAGTGCTCCCAGTGCTCCAAAACTTTTACCAAGAAGACACATCTTCAGGAACACCTGCTGGTTCACACAGGAGAACGACCGTTCAAGTGTGAGCACTGCCCAAAGGATTTTACGCGTAACTCACACCTTCAAAATCACTTGCTAGTGCATTCGGGAGACcttttaaaatgtacaatCTGCTTTAAAACGTTCGGAAGTAATGCGCACCTAAAGCTTCACCTGGCAGTCCACTCAACGGAACGACCATTTAAGTGTACCCACTGCTCGGCGGATTTTACGAGGAATGATTCTCTCAGGACACACATGCGAACGCACACAGGACAACGACCGTTCAGCTGTACCCAGTGCtcaaaaacttttttcacGAACGCGCATCTGCAGGGACACCTGCGTGTACACACTGGAGAACGGCCGTTTAAGTGCACCCATTGCCTAAAAGCTTTCAAGGATCAATCGTACCTCCAGGTACACATTCGTATCCACACCGGCGAACGACCCTTTAACTGTTCCCACTGCTCAAAGAGTTTCTCCCAGAGTTCAAGTCTGAAGCGACACTTGGAAACCCACAAGGGGAGATGA
- the LOC108027425 gene encoding sialic acid synthase, giving the protein MLIADIISGKEGNSVYIIAEIGQNHQGCLDTAKKMISEAKSAGCHCVKFQKSDLAAKFTRSALDREYVSGHAWGRTYGEHKEFLEFSRDQYRELQAYSRQINVDFTASAMDECSLDFLAELNLPFIKIGSGDANNFPLLKKAAGLGVPLVISTGMQTMETVERIAQTMAESGKQDYALMHCVSSYPTAPEDCNLQLITKFKSLFPNVVIGYSGHELGIRITQAAVLLGARIVERHFTLDKAQKGSDHRCSLEPRELRALTTAIADFELSATLSPNEILQKLNGGQELEDALHEVELKTILPCELPCRNKLGKSIVAARSLEKGHKLQLTDMAIKVSEPSGLTAEAYLDVVGKELAGDVGEDEPIRGSSIIT; this is encoded by the exons ATGCTAATAGCCGATATTATAAGCGGAAAAGAGGGAAATTCCGTCTATATCATCGCGGAAATCGGTCAGAACCACCAGGGCTGCCTGGACACGGCCAAGAAGATGATTTCCGAGGCCAAGAGCGCCGGCTGCCACTGcgtaaagtttcagaaatccGATTTGGCAGCTAAGTTTACGCGATCCGCTCTAGATCGGGAGTATGTCAGCGGTCACGCCTGGGGAAGAACTTACGGGGAGCACAAGGAGTTCCTGGAGTTCTCCAGGGATCAGTACCGCGAACTGCAGGCCTACAGTAGGCAAATAAATGTGGATTTCACAGCCTCCGCCATGGATGAG tgCTCGCTGGACTTTCTGGCAGAGCTAAATTTGCCTTTTATTAAGATTGGCTCCGGAGACGCCAACAACTTTCCGCTCCTTAAGAAGGCGGCCGGTTTGGGCGTCCCCCTGGTGATCTCCACCGGAATGCAGACCATGGAAACTGTGGAGAGGATTGCGCAAACCATGGCCGAGTCTGGGAAGCAGGACTACGCTCTAATGCACTGCGTTTCATCATACCCGACGGCCCCCGAAGATTGCAACTTGCAGTTGATAACCAAGTTTAAGAGCCTCTTTCCCAATGTGGTAATTGGTTATTCGGGTCATGAGCTTGGAATAAGGATTACCCAGGCCGCTGTTTTACTCGGAGCGCGCATAGTGGAGCGCCATTTCACACTGGACAAGGCTCAGAAGGGCTCCGACCATCGATGCTCCCTGGAACCCCGAGAGTTAAGAGCCCTTACCACGGCAATTGCCGATTTTGAACTCTCAGCAACTTTGTCTCCTAACGAGATATTACAAAAACTAAATGGTGGTCAGGAACTGGAGGATGCACTTCACGAGGTTGAGCTTAAAACCATTTTGCCCTGCGAGTTGCCCTGCCGGAATAAACTGGGCAAATCTATTGTGGCAGCTAGAAGTCTGGAGAAAGGTCACAAACTGCAGTTGACCGACATGGCCATTAAAGTCAGTGAACCCAGCGGCCTGACTGCGGAGGCCTACTTGGACGTGGTGGGCAAGGAGTTAGCAGGCGATGTTGGTGAAGATGAACCCATACGTGGGAGTAGTATAATTACTTAG